A single genomic interval of Fusobacterium varium harbors:
- a CDS encoding LysR family transcriptional regulator, with protein MLDFRVYTFLELCKTLNYTKTAENLFITQPAVTQHIKYLEEFYNCKLFNYSNRVLTLTEQGNYLFKYFLTMNSDEIKIKEDVLEIDSAEKNLHFGATLTIGEYIIPDMLLKLGKLYPNINVKVIIKDTKELLKELQNGNIEFALVEGFFEKTEYESIIYSKESFIGVCSPKNNLAKKNIGFEDLLNERIIIREEGSGSRDIFEKILYDNNLSLKNFDKKYELANIKAIKELVKEDRGITFIYERAVKKELENKELVKIGLKSFKAKREFNFIFMKNSIHRDEYKKWFEILK; from the coding sequence ATGCTTGATTTTAGAGTATATACATTTTTAGAACTGTGTAAAACATTGAACTACACAAAGACAGCAGAGAATCTTTTTATCACTCAACCAGCAGTAACTCAGCATATAAAGTATCTTGAAGAATTTTATAACTGTAAACTATTTAATTATTCCAATAGAGTTTTAACTTTAACAGAGCAAGGAAACTATCTATTTAAGTATTTTTTAACTATGAATTCAGATGAAATTAAAATAAAAGAGGATGTTTTAGAGATAGATTCAGCAGAGAAAAATCTTCATTTTGGAGCTACTTTGACTATTGGAGAATATATAATCCCAGATATGCTTTTAAAACTGGGAAAGCTTTATCCTAATATAAATGTAAAGGTGATAATAAAGGATACTAAAGAGCTTTTAAAAGAGTTACAAAATGGAAATATTGAATTTGCTTTGGTAGAGGGATTTTTTGAGAAAACAGAGTATGAGTCAATAATATATTCTAAAGAGAGTTTTATAGGGGTATGCTCTCCTAAAAATAATCTGGCTAAAAAGAATATTGGTTTTGAAGATCTTTTAAATGAAAGAATAATTATAAGAGAAGAGGGATCTGGAAGTAGAGATATTTTTGAGAAGATACTTTATGATAATAATCTCTCTCTTAAAAACTTTGATAAAAAATATGAATTAGCTAATATAAAAGCTATAAAAGAGTTAGTTAAAGAGGATAGAGGGATAACTTTTATCTATGAAAGAGCAGTGAAAAAAGAGCTAGAAAATAAGGAACTAGTAAAAATAGGGTTGAAAAGTTTTAAAGCAAAAAGAGAGTTTAATTTTATTTTTATGAAGAATAGTATCCATAGAGATGAATATAAAAAGTGGTTTGAGATTTTAAAGTGA